From the Diospyros lotus cultivar Yz01 chromosome 13, ASM1463336v1, whole genome shotgun sequence genome, one window contains:
- the LOC127788916 gene encoding NAC domain-containing protein 90-like isoform X2, which produces MDNWLGLAPGFRFYPTEEELLLFYLPKKIEGKRRDLELVIPVLYIYQFNPWDLPQHAGDLCGKDTEPWFFFIPGQDHHQHRQDHHDHDHAERESGRAPGRQNRLTASGYWKATGNVGYVYSSSSSSSSIMSNVVRIIGEKRTMVFYMGRAPCGIKTKWKMNEYRAIDQQASTTTGSTATPKLRREFSLCRLYTKSKSSHAYERRPPGAAATPKVVPRQLPYGATTSHHDHQNVSEMDQRTALLQERENNYSEINHYCLTTTAAGLVLSDHHHHGHWNMASDNIDAMGDLKHLDWLLGEDQELKNNSWLY; this is translated from the exons ATGGATAATTGGCTGGGGCTGGCACCAGGGTTCAGATTCTACCCAACTGAAGAGGAGTTGCTTCTATTCTATCTGCCGAAGAAGATAGAAGGAAAGAGACGGGACCTGGAACTGGTTATTCCGGTTCTTTACATCTATCAGTTCAACCCTTGGGATCTCCCAC AACATGCAGGAGATCTTTGTGGCAAAGACACGGAGCCGTGGTTTTTCTTCATCCCTGGGCAGGATCATCATCAGCATCGTCAGGATCACCACGATCATGATCATGCAGAGAGGGAATCGGGTCGAGCCCCTGGAAGGCAAAACAGGCTGACAGCTTCAGGGTACTGGAAGGCAACGGGGAATGTTGGGTATGTGTATTCTTCGTCGTCGTCCTCTTCGTCAATAATGTCAAACGTCGTCCGAATCATCGGAGAGAAGAGAACCATGGTGTTCTACATGGGGAGAGCTCCTTGCGGGATCAAAACTAAATGGAAGATGAATGAATATAGAGCCATTGATCAACAAGCCTCAACTACCACCGGTAGTACTGCAACTCCTAAG TTAAGAAGAGAGTTCAGCCTCTGCAGACTGTACACAAAATCAAAAAGCTCCCACGCGTATGAGAGGCGGCCGCCAGGGGCGGCGGCAACCCCAAAAGTGGTGCCCCGCCAACTACCTTATGGGGCAACAACATCTCATCATGATCACCAGAACGTCTCAGAGATGGATCAGAGAACAGCCTTactgcaagagagagagaataattaTAGCGAAATTAATCACTACTGTTTAACTACTACTGCAGCAGGATTAGTACTTagtgatcatcatcatcatggtCACTGGAATATGGCTTCTGATAACATTGATGCTATGGGGGATCTCAAACATCTGGATTGGCTTTTAGGAGAAGATcaagagttaaaaaataatagttggTTGTACTAG
- the LOC127788916 gene encoding NAC domain-containing protein 90-like isoform X1: MDNWLGLAPGFRFYPTEEELLLFYLPKKIEGKRRDLELVIPVLYIYQFNPWDLPPEHAGDLCGKDTEPWFFFIPGQDHHQHRQDHHDHDHAERESGRAPGRQNRLTASGYWKATGNVGYVYSSSSSSSSIMSNVVRIIGEKRTMVFYMGRAPCGIKTKWKMNEYRAIDQQASTTTGSTATPKLRREFSLCRLYTKSKSSHAYERRPPGAAATPKVVPRQLPYGATTSHHDHQNVSEMDQRTALLQERENNYSEINHYCLTTTAAGLVLSDHHHHGHWNMASDNIDAMGDLKHLDWLLGEDQELKNNSWLY, encoded by the exons ATGGATAATTGGCTGGGGCTGGCACCAGGGTTCAGATTCTACCCAACTGAAGAGGAGTTGCTTCTATTCTATCTGCCGAAGAAGATAGAAGGAAAGAGACGGGACCTGGAACTGGTTATTCCGGTTCTTTACATCTATCAGTTCAACCCTTGGGATCTCCCAC CAGAACATGCAGGAGATCTTTGTGGCAAAGACACGGAGCCGTGGTTTTTCTTCATCCCTGGGCAGGATCATCATCAGCATCGTCAGGATCACCACGATCATGATCATGCAGAGAGGGAATCGGGTCGAGCCCCTGGAAGGCAAAACAGGCTGACAGCTTCAGGGTACTGGAAGGCAACGGGGAATGTTGGGTATGTGTATTCTTCGTCGTCGTCCTCTTCGTCAATAATGTCAAACGTCGTCCGAATCATCGGAGAGAAGAGAACCATGGTGTTCTACATGGGGAGAGCTCCTTGCGGGATCAAAACTAAATGGAAGATGAATGAATATAGAGCCATTGATCAACAAGCCTCAACTACCACCGGTAGTACTGCAACTCCTAAG TTAAGAAGAGAGTTCAGCCTCTGCAGACTGTACACAAAATCAAAAAGCTCCCACGCGTATGAGAGGCGGCCGCCAGGGGCGGCGGCAACCCCAAAAGTGGTGCCCCGCCAACTACCTTATGGGGCAACAACATCTCATCATGATCACCAGAACGTCTCAGAGATGGATCAGAGAACAGCCTTactgcaagagagagagaataattaTAGCGAAATTAATCACTACTGTTTAACTACTACTGCAGCAGGATTAGTACTTagtgatcatcatcatcatggtCACTGGAATATGGCTTCTGATAACATTGATGCTATGGGGGATCTCAAACATCTGGATTGGCTTTTAGGAGAAGATcaagagttaaaaaataatagttggTTGTACTAG
- the LOC127788940 gene encoding NAC domain-containing protein 90-like: protein MDQDQPPGFRFYPTEEELISFYLQQKLEGGRQDLNRVIPVLYIYQFNPWDLPDFAGERCRGDSEQWFFFIPRQEREASGGRPNRLTISGYWKATGSPGFVYSSGNRIIGVKRTMVFYRGRAPAGRKTEWKMNEYRAIDGEASSSTNIAVPKLRQEFSLCRVYKKSKCLRTFDRRPAVAAANLAPRADEASALSHPSHAASSREIGTNSPGESSSSGDHANNPCQTAGSAGSWDFASADINEPMWDWDQLNWF, encoded by the exons ATGGATCAGGACCAGCCACCAGGGTTTAGATTCTACCCAACTGAAGAAGAGTTGATTTCATTTTATCTGCAGCAAAAGCTTGAAGGAGGAAGACAAGATCTCAACCGGGTCATCCCCGTTCTATACATTTACCAGTTCAATCCATGGGATCTCCCAG ACTTCGCCGGAGAGCGCTGCCGGGGAGATTCCGAGCAGTGGTTTTTCTTTATCCCTAGGCAGGAACGAGAAGCCAGCGGAGGACGGCCGAACCGGCTCACCATTTCCGGGTACTGGAAAGCTACGGGGTCGCCCGGTTTTGTGTATTCTTCCGGCAATCGAATCATCGGAGTCAAGAGAACCATGGTTTTCTACAGAGGTCGAGCTCCGGCTGGGAGGAAAACCGAGTGGAAGATGAATGAATATAGGGCCATTGATGGGGAAGCATCTTCTTCAACCAATATTGCAGTTCCAAAG tTGAGGCAAGAGTTCAGTCTGTGCCGAGTTTACAAGAAATCAAAATGCCTGCGAACTTTCGACAGACGGCCAGCGGTGGCAGCGGCCAACCTAGCTCCCCGCGCCGACGAGGCATCCGCCTTGTCTCATCCCAGCCATGCAGCCAGCAGCAGGGAGATCGGAACAAACTCTCCCGGTGAGAGCTCCTCCTCCGGCGACCATGCAAATAACCCATGTCAAACCGCCGGCAGTGCCGGTAGCTGGGATTTCGCCAGCGCCGACATCAACGAGCCAATGTGGGATTGGGATCAACTGAACTGGTTCTAA